The Eleutherodactylus coqui strain aEleCoq1 chromosome 6, aEleCoq1.hap1, whole genome shotgun sequence genome window below encodes:
- the RXFP4 gene encoding relaxin-3 receptor 2, translating to MTLNLSSGVGNTSDETPGLSVDDDATIPTHGLVSFRVLISTVYFLVSLVGLLGNFFVMYLIGAKKVTSLTAIDIFVFCLALSDLQFALTLPFWAADAILDFSWPFGHPMCKIILTMTVLNVYYNVFLLTAMAVTRYWSVALALSLRRRVSTYAAKWISFVLWLLALGATIPTTIFASTNQILGDDLCLLKFPGNKWLATYHLQRVIIAFVIPLVVISFSYIMLLNFLRQHRVNCTNQHRQSKITNSIQLVIIVFFVCWFPNHAGTFWGILVKYEVVQWSEAYYYFHTYVYPFTICLAHSNSCLNPIIYCLMRKEFRKSLKALFRQVMSIAASHLPTGKDKQRNPDQETSMPLCRKSSFPQTDSKNYPAASRSTITLLPEVTIKDQHEGQETLLD from the coding sequence ATGACTCTCAACCTTTCATCGGGAGTTGGGAACACCTCTGACGAGACACCAGGTCTCAGTGTAGATGATGATGCCACCATACCCACCCACGGGCTGGTGAGTTTCCGAGttctcatctctactgtctactTTTTAGTCAGTCTGGTGGGACTGTTGGGCAATTTCTTTGTGATGTATCTAATCGGGGCAAAGAAAGTCACTAGTCTGACTGCCATAGATATCTTCGTCTTTTGCCTGGCCTTGAGTGATCTACAGTTTGCTTTGACCTTGCCGTTTTGGGCTGCAGATGCCATCCTGGATTTTAGTTGGCCATTTGGACACCCGATGTGTAAAATCATCCTGACTATGACTGTCCTGAATGTTTATTACAATGTTTTTCTACTGACTGCCATGGCGGTAACCAGATATTGGTCGGTGGCCTTGGCACTGAGCCTCAGACGTCGGGTGTCCACCTATGCTGCAAAATGGATAAGCTTTGTCCTTTGGTTATTGGCCTTAGGGGCCACCATCCCAACCACCATTTTTGCCAGTACCAACCAAATTCTAGGGGATGACCTTTGTTTACTCAAGTTTCCTGGAAACAAGTGGCTGGCTACCTACCATCTTCAGCGAGTCATCATAGCTTTCGTCATACCACTGGTGGTGATCTCTTTTTCTTACATCATGCTCTTGAACTTCTTGAGACAACATAGAGTTAATTGCACCAATCAACACCGGCAGAGCAAGATAACCAATTCCATCCAGCTGGTGATAATAGTCTTCTTTGTGTGCTGGTTTCCTAACCACGCTGGCACATTTTGGGGCATCCTCGTGAAGTATGAAGTAGTCCAGTGGAGTGAAGCCTACTACTACTTCCATACCTATGTCTACCCATTCACCATATGCCTTGCTCATAGCAACAGCTGCCTCAATCCCATAATCTACTGTCTCATGAGGAAAGAGTTTCGTAAATCACTTAAAGCTTTGTTTAGGCAGGTGATGAGCATAGCTGCTTCCCACTTGCCCACTGGCAAGGACAAACAAAGAAACCCTGATCAGGAAACTTCAATGCCCTTGTGTCGGAAATCCAGCTTTCCTCAAACAGATAGTAAGAACTACCCTGCAGCTTCCAGGTCCACCATAACCTTACTTCCAGAGGTGACCATAAAAGACCAACATGAAGGACAGGAGACCTTGTTGGACTAG